The Nitrospira sp. SG-bin1 genomic sequence GTGGACATTGCAAGAGATCGCGGGGTCGCCTTGGCGCCGGGAATCCTGACCACCGACGTCACCCAAGTTCTGACGGACCCCAACATCGATATCGTGATCGAACTCATCGGCGGATACGAGGCGGCGAAGCGGGTCATCTTGGACGCGATCGTCGCGGGGAAACATGTCGTCACCGCAAACAAGGCGCTCTTGGCCCTTCACGGAGAGGAGATTTTTGACGCCGCCACCCGCAACGCGGTGGACTTGGGGTTTGAAGCCAGCGTCGGCGGCGGGATCCCTGTGATTCGAGCGTTGACTGAGGGGTTGGCCGGCAATAGGATCGAATCCATCTACGGCATCATCAATGGAACGTCCAACTATATTTTATCGAGAATGACCCACGAGGGGCACAGCTTCAAGAAAGTGCTTCAAGATGCACAGCGAGCCGGGTATGCCGAGGCCGATCCGACCTTTGATGTCGCCGGAATCGATTCGGCGCATAAGCTCGCCATTCTGGTCAACCTAGCGTATGGAACCCCGGTCAACTTCAAGGAGATCTACACGGAAGGGATTACGGACATCACGCCGACCGATATCACCTACGCCAAGCAGTTTGGGTATACGATCAAATTGCTGGGGATCGCCAAGCTCGTGGACGGCGCGATCGAGGCTCGGGTTCACCCCACCATGCTTCCCGCCGCGTCACCCATCGCCCAAGTCGAAGACGTGTACAATGCCATACAACTGGTCGGCGATGCCGTCGGAGACGTGGTGCTGTATGGTCGAGGCGCGGGATCCATGCCGACGGGGAGCGCCGTGGTGAGCGACGTGATTGCGATCGGCCGGAATCTGCTGAAAGGCGCGGTCGGTCGGGTGCCGGCGGCGTCGTTTCAACAGGATCAGCGGAGACCGCTCCGGCTACGATCGATGGAAGAAATCGGCTCGCTCTATTACCTGCGGTTCACGGTGGTGGATCGGCCCGGCGTGTTGGCGCAGATCGCTGGTGAATTGGGCCGCTGCGGGATCAGCATCTCTTCGATGGTGCAACAAGGACGTCGAGAAGGGCAGACGGTGCCGGTGGTGATCAAGACCCATATGGCCAAGGAACGGGACGTGCAAACCGCCCTCCGTGAAATCAACCGGCAGGCGTTCGTTTCCGAACCGACGATACTCATTCGAGTGGAAGGCAAGGACGAGTGATCCATGAATCGTTGGCGCGGAGTCATTGAGGAATACCGAAAATTCCTTCCCGTCACGGAAAAGACCCCGGTGATCAGCCTGGGGGAGGGAAACACGCCGCTGATCAGGGCCACGAGGCTTGCCAAGGCGATCGCCCCCGGAGTCGAACTCTATCTCAAGTTTGAAGGCGTCAACCCCACCGGTTCGTTCAAGGACCGCGGGATGACGTTGGCTATTTCGAAGGCCGTAGAAAACGGCGCGCGAGCCGTGATGTGCGCGTCCACCGGCAATACCTCCGCGTCGGCCGCCGCCTATGGGGCGCGAGCGGGATTGTCCGTCTACGTGTTGATCCCTGCCGGCAAGATCGCGATGGGAAAGCTGTCCCAGGCCATGATGCACCAGGCGACGGTGATTCAGATCGAGGGGAATTTCGATCAAGCACTGACGCTGGTGAAAGATTTTTCGGCGTCGCTGCACATAGAATTAGTGAACTCGGTCAATCCATTCAGAATTGAAGGTCAGAAGACCGCGGCGTTTGAGGTGTGCGATCAACTCGGCGACGCTCCGACGCTCCATGTCCTACCGGTCGGGAACGCAGGGAACATCACCGCCTATTGGAAAGGGTACCGGGAATATCGGGCGGCGAATCAGATCATGCGGGTGCCCCGTATGATGGGATTTCAAGCCGCGGGTGCCGCGCCGATCGTCTTGGGCCGCGTGGTCGATCAACCCCAGACCATTGCGACCGCCATTCGAATCGGTAACCCCGCCAGTTGGGCTACGGCTTTGAAGGCCGTGGAGGAATCAGCGGGCGTGATCGACATGGTTACCGATGAAGAAATTCTTCAGGCCTACGCCATGGTGGCGGCTACCGAAGGAGTGTTTTGTGAGCCGGCCTCCGCTGCGTCCGTGGCAGGCGTCGCCAAATTGCATCGAACCAAGGCCCTACGGGAGGGAGAGACCGTCGTATGTACGTTGACAGGGCATGGGTTGAAGGATGCCGATACGGCCATCAGCGTGTCCAAGCCGCCGATGACCGTCAAGGCTACGCGAGAGGATGTCGCTCGTCTCTTGGATATCTGATGGGCGTGTGGACCGCATGAAATACGTGATCGTGCATGCCGGTGGGATGGCAGACCGCCCACATGCGGAACTCAATGGTCGAACACCGCTGCAAGCGGCGGCGACGCCTCATCTCGATCAGCTCGCTCAAATCGGGGAACTCGGCCTGCTCATGATTCCGAGCGAGGGAATTCGCCACGGGGGTGGATTGCTCGGTGCGGCGATCCTCGGCTATGACCCAAAGAAGTACTACCAGGGGCCTGGGCCCCTGGAAGCGGCGAGCTTGGGGGTCTCGGTGACGGAACATGACGTGGTCTATCGCTGCACGATGGTGACGTTGCGTCCGGAGGGCGGGAAGGGCGCCGAGATCAAAAAATTAGGCCCCAACGTGATCTTGGACGACGCGACAGCCGGCCTGATCGAGACGGAAGAGGCGCGCGAATTGATCGAAGCGCTCAACGAGCAAGTCGGGTCTGAAGCCATTCAGTTCTATCCGGGCGCCGGTCATCGTCACCTCATGGTCTGGGTGAACGGCAAGCCGCGGGCCGTCTGCAGCGATCCGCAGTCGGTCCTCGGTCGCTCCATCGCCGATGCATTACCGACTGGGGATGGTGCCGATATTCTTCGGAAACTCATGGATGCGGCCCATGTGATCATGCGAGATCATCCGGTTAATGAAGAACGAATGGCTGAGGGGAAGAAGCCGGCAAACTGCGTGTGGTTGTGGGGCGAAGGGCGAGCCGTCATGTGGCCCAGCTTGACGGAAAAACATGAGATTGCCGGGGCTATCGTGGCGACCAGCGACGTCTATCGAGGTGTCGGGATCTGTGCCGGCCTCGATGCGGTCGATCCGGATCGACTGGCCGACGGCGATCTCCGCACCAGGGCCTCCGTGGCGCTCGCCGAGTTTGCCAAGAAGGATTTTGTGTATGTCCATGCCAGGTTGACGGACGAGATCATCCACGGCACCGATATCAAGGCCAAAGTTCGCGGCATCGAGGAGTTTGATCGTCACCTGGTTGGTCCGCTCGTCGAAGGATTGACCAAACAAGGACCCTATCGTTTCCTGATCGTGTGCGAGCATGGGAGAGGGGTGGACGGTCAACCGTTCTACGCGTTCGGTGAGGGTGGTAAAAAGGTTTCCGGATCGGTCAACCGTCGCTTCACCGAGTCGGATGCTCAGGCAGCCGACACACCAGCTCGAGACGCCACCAAGTTTGCGAACAAATTCTTCTCCAAAAGCTGACCATTGTGGCGTTGATCGTACAAAAATATGGCGGAACCTCGGTCGGAACGGTCGAACGCATCCACCGAGTCGCCGACCGAGTCTCTCGAACGCAGCAAGAGGGCAATCAGGTCGTCGTCGTGCTCTCCGCCATGAGCGGGGAGACCGATCGACTGATCAAGCTCGCTCACGAGGTCACGGCCGCCCCTGACGAACGAGAGATGGACATGTTGCTCTCGACGGGAGAACGCGTCACCATCGCCCTGCTGGCGATGGAATTACGAGGGCGAGGCATCAATGCACGGTCCTTTACGGGTCGCCAGGTCGGCATCATGACCGACAGTGCCCATACCAAGGCACGGATCGCGCGCGTGACGGCGGACCGGCTCCGCGAGGCGCTGGACCACGGGATTGTCCCCATTGTTGCTGGTTTTCAGGGCATCAACGAGCGGTCGGATGTGACGACGCTCGGACGAGGCGGGTCCGATTTGTCCGCCGTCGCAGTGGCGGCGGCGCTGAAAGCCGATCGGTGCATTATCTTCACCGATGTGGATGGGGTCTATACTGCGGATCCGAACATCGTGCCGGCCGCGAAACGGATCGATAAGATTGCCTATGAAGAAATGCTCGAGATGGCAAGCCTGGGGGCCAAAGTGCTCCAGACTCGGTCGGTGGAATTCGCGGCCAAATTCAACGTCCCGGTCGAAGTGAATTCCAGCTTCAAGGAAGGAAAGGGAACGCTCGTGACGAAGGAAGACACGGACATGGAAGCGGCGGCGGTCGCCGGAGTCACCGGGGACCGAAATCAAGCGAAAATCACGATCGTCGGCGTCCCGGACAAGCCAGGCATCGCCGCCAGGATTTTTGGTCCGGTCGCGGAATCCCATATCAATGTCGACATGATCATCCAGAACGTAAGTCAAGCGGCTATGACGGATATGTCCTTTACCGTGCCCCGCGCCGACCTCAAGAAAGCCGTGCCGCTCATCCAAGCCGTGGCGAAAGACATCGAAGCCAAGTCTGTGTCGGTGACGGAAGCCATCGCAAAAGTCTCGCTCATCGGCGTGGGCATGCGGTCGCATTCAGGCGTGGCGGCGAAGATGTTCGAGGTGCTGTCCCGCGAGGGCATCAACATCATGATGATCAGCACGTCGGAGATCAAAATCTCCTGCGTCATCGATGAGAAATACCTCGAACTGGCCATGCGCTCTCTCCATTCAGCCTTCGATCTCGATCAAGCGCAGGCCTGAGAGAGCCGACCAAGGCCTGACACTTGTCGATTGATCAGTGACGGGTGAAAGCATTCCTTCCCGTCGACGTCCAGCCCACTCTGTTGAGCTGTCAAGAATAGAACGTTCGTTTCATTTATAGAAGGCTTATTTGCCTGTGACGCAAGGGAAAGCATCCGGAACAGTCAACTTGGAGAAACCAACGATTCAAGGCTATGAACATGCCGCTTGTGCCGTCGGCCCCATGTGGCATGCCTATTGACAGTCACTCAGGTTCCCGCGAACCGCTCGGCCCTTGACGTCTCGACAGGGGAGCCCTTCTCCTGATACCCTTCCTTCCCATGGCTCGAAAATCCTCACGATCCCGCGCTGCTCGCGCGTCGCATGAGTCGCAGCCGGTGCTTACAGGGAAACCGTCTGCGCAGCGTATGGCCGCGTTGGAAATCTACGATACGACCTTGCGTGACGGCGCCCAGGCCGAGGATGTCAGTTTTTCGGCCGAAGACAAAGTACTTATCGCGCAAAAGTTGGACAGTCTCGGGGTGCATTTTATTGAAGGCGGCTGGCCGGGCGCGAATCCGAAAGACATTGAGTTCTTCCGGATGATCAAGACGATTCCGCTGAAACATGCCGACGTCATCGCGTTCGGATCGACCAGGAAAGCCAGCAATGCCGTGCGCAAAGATCCCAATCTCCAGGCCTTGCTCGCGGCCGAGACCACAACGATCACACTCTTCGGGAAAACCTGGTCGCTCCACGTCACTGATGCGCTCGGCATTTCGCTGACGAAAAACTTAGAACTGATCGACGATTCCATCGCATACCTTCGGGAGAAGGGCCGTCGGGTGTTCTACGACGCGGAGCATTTCTTCGACGGCTACAAGACCAATCCGGAGTATGCGCTCGCCACCATCAAGAAAGCGGTGGAGGCTGGTGCGGAGCGAGTGATTCTGTGCGACACGAACGGCGGGACGATGCCATGGGAAATACGTGAGATCTGCGGCGTGGTCCAACGCGCGTGTCAGGTGCCACTGGGCATTCATGCCCATAACGACTGTGACATGGCCGTGGCCAATTCCTTGGTGGCGATCGAAATGGGCATCGTCCAGGTCCAGGGGACAATCAACGGGATCGGAGAGCGTTGCGGCAATGCCAATCTTTGTTCGATCATCCCCAATCTTGAACTGAAGATGAAGCGTCCGGCTTTGACCGATCGGTTGAGCCATCTGAAGGACGTGTCAGGGTTCGTGACCGAGATCGCGAATTTGATGCCGAACAAGCACCAACCCTATGTCGGGGATTCCGCCTTTGCCCACAAGGGAGGCGTCCATATTCATGCGGTGCTCAAGAATCCGGCGACCTATGAGCATATCGATCCGGCTCAGGTCGGGAATCGCCAGCGGATGCTGATCTCCGATTACGGAGGCCGGAGCGGTCTCCTGGACAAGATCGAGGCCTACGGAATCCAGCTCCCCAAGAACCACTCCAAGGTCGATGAGCTGATCCACACGCTGAAGCATCGGGAGAGTCAAGGCTATCAATTCGAGGGAGCCGAAGGCTCGTTCGAACTCCTCATGCGGAAGGCGATGGGAAGCCATCGGCCGTCGTTTCAATTGCTTGGGTTTCGCGTGATTGTCGAAAAAAAACAAGAAGATGGACAACCCCTTTCCGAGGCGACCGTCATGGTCAAGGTCGGCGAGGCGGTCGAGCATACGGCGGCGGTCGGGGCCGGACCGGTCAATGCCCTTGACCACGCCTTACGCAAGGCATTGGAAAAATTCTATCCCCAACTCCGAGAGGTGAGACTTCTAGACTATAAGGTGCGGGTGTTGGCGGCCAATCGAGGGACCGAATCGAAGGTGCGGGTCTTGATCGAGTCCGGAGACCACAAGGATAAATGGGGAACGGTCGGGGTATCCGAGAACATTATCGAGGCGACGTGGCAGGCGCTCGTTGATAGTATCGAATACAAACTTCTGGAACAAGAAGGCGGGTTTCGAAAGCCATAGGCAACTTTATTCTTGACAGGTCCCGTAACCTCACGTAACTTAAGCAAAACTCACCGCATCGTGAGAAGAGCATCGGAGCGAGAACGCGGCGGGTTGCAGTGGTCGCGTAGGGGGGTGGCATGAGAAAGGCGGATATCGCAGAGGAAATTTTCAAACAAGTCGGTATCTCAAAGAATGAAGCCTCGGATATCGTGGAATTTGTGCTGAATCTGTTGAAGTCCGTCTTGCAGAAGGGAGAATCGGTCAAGATCGCGGGGTTTGGAAATTTTGTGGTGCGCAGCAAAGGCGCGCGCAAGGGACGCAACCCTCGAACTGGAGAAGAA encodes the following:
- a CDS encoding threonine synthase (catalyzes the formation of L-threonine from O-phospho-L-homoserine); the encoded protein is MNRWRGVIEEYRKFLPVTEKTPVISLGEGNTPLIRATRLAKAIAPGVELYLKFEGVNPTGSFKDRGMTLAISKAVENGARAVMCASTGNTSASAAAYGARAGLSVYVLIPAGKIAMGKLSQAMMHQATVIQIEGNFDQALTLVKDFSASLHIELVNSVNPFRIEGQKTAAFEVCDQLGDAPTLHVLPVGNAGNITAYWKGYREYRAANQIMRVPRMMGFQAAGAAPIVLGRVVDQPQTIATAIRIGNPASWATALKAVEESAGVIDMVTDEEILQAYAMVAATEGVFCEPASAASVAGVAKLHRTKALREGETVVCTLTGHGLKDADTAISVSKPPMTVKATREDVARLLDI
- a CDS encoding homoserine dehydrogenase — its product is MKSRIGVGIVGFGTVGTGVAKILLNNAALIGRRAGVPIDLVRVADVDIARDRGVALAPGILTTDVTQVLTDPNIDIVIELIGGYEAAKRVILDAIVAGKHVVTANKALLALHGEEIFDAATRNAVDLGFEASVGGGIPVIRALTEGLAGNRIESIYGIINGTSNYILSRMTHEGHSFKKVLQDAQRAGYAEADPTFDVAGIDSAHKLAILVNLAYGTPVNFKEIYTEGITDITPTDITYAKQFGYTIKLLGIAKLVDGAIEARVHPTMLPAASPIAQVEDVYNAIQLVGDAVGDVVLYGRGAGSMPTGSAVVSDVIAIGRNLLKGAVGRVPAASFQQDQRRPLRLRSMEEIGSLYYLRFTVVDRPGVLAQIAGELGRCGISISSMVQQGRREGQTVPVVIKTHMAKERDVQTALREINRQAFVSEPTILIRVEGKDE
- a CDS encoding aspartate kinase (catalyzes the formation of 4-phospho-L-aspartate from L-aspartate and ATP, in Bacillus, lysine sensitive; regulated by response to starvation.); translated protein: MALIVQKYGGTSVGTVERIHRVADRVSRTQQEGNQVVVVLSAMSGETDRLIKLAHEVTAAPDEREMDMLLSTGERVTIALLAMELRGRGINARSFTGRQVGIMTDSAHTKARIARVTADRLREALDHGIVPIVAGFQGINERSDVTTLGRGGSDLSAVAVAAALKADRCIIFTDVDGVYTADPNIVPAAKRIDKIAYEEMLEMASLGAKVLQTRSVEFAAKFNVPVEVNSSFKEGKGTLVTKEDTDMEAAAVAGVTGDRNQAKITIVGVPDKPGIAARIFGPVAESHINVDMIIQNVSQAAMTDMSFTVPRADLKKAVPLIQAVAKDIEAKSVSVTEAIAKVSLIGVGMRSHSGVAAKMFEVLSREGINIMMISTSEIKISCVIDEKYLELAMRSLHSAFDLDQAQA
- a CDS encoding citramalate synthase — its product is MAALEIYDTTLRDGAQAEDVSFSAEDKVLIAQKLDSLGVHFIEGGWPGANPKDIEFFRMIKTIPLKHADVIAFGSTRKASNAVRKDPNLQALLAAETTTITLFGKTWSLHVTDALGISLTKNLELIDDSIAYLREKGRRVFYDAEHFFDGYKTNPEYALATIKKAVEAGAERVILCDTNGGTMPWEIREICGVVQRACQVPLGIHAHNDCDMAVANSLVAIEMGIVQVQGTINGIGERCGNANLCSIIPNLELKMKRPALTDRLSHLKDVSGFVTEIANLMPNKHQPYVGDSAFAHKGGVHIHAVLKNPATYEHIDPAQVGNRQRMLISDYGGRSGLLDKIEAYGIQLPKNHSKVDELIHTLKHRESQGYQFEGAEGSFELLMRKAMGSHRPSFQLLGFRVIVEKKQEDGQPLSEATVMVKVGEAVEHTAAVGAGPVNALDHALRKALEKFYPQLREVRLLDYKVRVLAANRGTESKVRVLIESGDHKDKWGTVGVSENIIEATWQALVDSIEYKLLEQEGGFRKP
- the ihfA gene encoding integration host factor subunit alpha (This protein is one of the two subunits of integration host factor, a specific DNA-binding protein that functions in genetic recombination as well as in transcriptional and translational control), with protein sequence MRKADIAEEIFKQVGISKNEASDIVEFVLNLLKSVLQKGESVKIAGFGNFVVRSKGARKGRNPRTGEEIGITPRRVVTFRPSQVFKKYVNS